Proteins from a genomic interval of Sphingobacterium sp. SYP-B4668:
- the folK gene encoding 2-amino-4-hydroxy-6-hydroxymethyldihydropteridine diphosphokinase: MNQIYLLLGANLGTPVLQLLHARQHIETSIGKITKASHLYETEAWGLVDQPTFVNQVILVETALSATETLEKTQYIENQLGRIRAEKWGARLIDIDILYYNAEIIKDDNLLVPHPLLQERNFVLIPLNEIAPQFVHPILGITNESLLDKSSDTAIVNILNH; the protein is encoded by the coding sequence ATGAATCAGATATACCTACTATTAGGCGCAAACTTGGGCACTCCGGTACTCCAACTACTCCATGCACGACAGCATATTGAGACATCCATTGGGAAAATCACCAAAGCATCACATCTATATGAGACAGAAGCTTGGGGACTAGTGGATCAACCCACATTTGTTAATCAAGTTATCTTAGTCGAAACGGCTTTATCTGCAACGGAGACACTAGAAAAGACACAGTACATCGAAAATCAGTTAGGCCGAATACGAGCTGAAAAGTGGGGAGCTCGCTTGATCGACATCGACATTCTCTATTACAATGCCGAAATCATTAAAGATGATAATCTACTTGTCCCACATCCCTTGCTCCAAGAACGAAATTTTGTGTTAATCCCTTTAAATGAAATCGCTCCCCAATTTGTACACCCTATATTAGGTATCACAAACGAATCCTTGCTAGATAAGAGTTCAGACACCGCCATTGTAAACATCTTAAATCATTAA
- a CDS encoding Hpt domain-containing protein, translating to MNIYNLIDPSIIATTMMDNKDTIREFVSLYLSQTPIDISALKSAVALQNYEDIASRAHHIKPTMEYIGAFTLKNKIIEIESLAKNRQGMTDITERFISLEIQIKELYTELQQYLQSLD from the coding sequence ATGAACATATACAATCTGATAGACCCCTCTATCATCGCCACAACTATGATGGACAATAAAGATACGATTCGAGAGTTCGTAAGTCTATACTTATCCCAGACTCCCATCGACATTTCGGCTCTCAAATCAGCAGTGGCCCTACAAAACTATGAAGACATCGCAAGTCGTGCCCATCACATAAAACCGACAATGGAGTACATTGGTGCTTTTACACTGAAAAACAAAATAATAGAGATTGAATCCTTAGCAAAAAATCGTCAGGGTATGACCGATATCACCGAACGTTTTATCTCCCTAGAGATTCAAATTAAAGAATTGTATACAGAGCTTCAACAATATCTACAATCGCTAGACTAA
- a CDS encoding CDP-alcohol phosphatidyltransferase family protein, which yields MKKYIPNTLTCLNLFSGCIGVLFALKGEFQLTFYCILFSGICDFFDGMAARALNVKSTIGKELDSLADMVSFGFLPGAVIFFLLKEINSEDSMLPYLAFVMTVFSGLRLAKFNVDERQSTDFIGLNTPMNTFYIISIPFIAQVYPEWIMTNAFLLFSTILSSALLVSEIRLFSMKLSSLKWKDNKFKYIFLLVSAVLVIIWKFLALPIVLLLYILLSIVHFKTQKKSQSLV from the coding sequence ATGAAAAAATATATTCCAAATACACTAACTTGTCTTAATCTATTCAGCGGATGCATCGGTGTCCTTTTTGCATTGAAGGGCGAATTTCAACTTACCTTCTATTGTATACTTTTTTCTGGAATATGTGATTTTTTTGATGGAATGGCTGCACGTGCCCTTAATGTGAAATCTACCATTGGTAAAGAATTGGATTCTTTGGCCGATATGGTAAGCTTTGGTTTTCTACCTGGAGCAGTGATATTTTTTTTATTGAAGGAAATCAATAGCGAGGATTCGATGCTACCCTATCTAGCATTTGTTATGACTGTATTTTCGGGGCTGAGGTTGGCAAAGTTCAATGTTGATGAGCGTCAGTCTACCGATTTTATAGGATTAAATACCCCTATGAATACTTTTTATATTATATCTATCCCGTTTATTGCTCAAGTCTATCCCGAATGGATTATGACCAATGCTTTTCTCTTATTCAGTACGATCCTATCCAGTGCCTTGCTGGTTTCTGAAATTCGCCTCTTTTCGATGAAGCTGTCGTCTTTGAAGTGGAAAGACAACAAGTTTAAATATATTTTTTTACTCGTTAGCGCGGTACTTGTCATCATTTGGAAGTTTTTAGCATTGCCCATTGTGCTGTTACTCTATATCCTACTATCAATTGTTCACTTTAAGACGCAAAAGAAAAGTCAATCTTTAGTCTAG